CCGCCGCCGTACGGGACGCAGACCAGGGTCAGCACGGGGTCGGCCTGCTGACGGGCCGTCAGCTCGTGCAGGACCCGGGCCGGGGCGCGCTCGGCGGCCGGGGTGGCGGCCAGCGCGGCCAGCGCGCGGACGGTGGGGTTCTTGAACAGGTCCATCAGCGACAGGCCGGCGGCGTCCGGGAGCGCGGCGCGCAGCCGGGCGACCACCTTGATGCCGAGCAGCGAGTGGCCGCCGAGGTCGAAGAAGTCCTCGTCCCGGCCGGGCAGCGGGACGCCCAGCACCTCGGCCCAGATGCCGGCGACCGCCCGTTCCGTCTCGGTGGCCGGCTCGGTGCGGTCGGCGCCGGCGGCGGCCGGGGCGGGCGAGGGCAGTGCGGCCCGGTCGAGCTTGCCGGTGGCGCCGACCGGGAGGGCGTCCAGGGCGACGTACGCGGAGGGCAGCATCGAGTCGGGCAGGGTGCGGCGCAGGCCCTCGCGCAGGGCGGCGGGCGCGGTGTCGGCGCCGCTGCCGTCCGGCACCGTCCAGGCGACCAGGCGGCGGATGCCCGGGCGGTCCTCGCGGACCGCGACGGCGGCCTCCCGGACGCCGGGCAGGGCACGCAGCGCGGCCTCGATCTCGCCGGGTTCGATCCGCAGGCCGTGCAGCTTGATCTGCTGGTCGGTGCGGCCCAGGTACTCGACCGTGCCGTCCGGCCGGTGCCGGGCCAGGTCGCCGCTGGCGTACATCCGGGCGCCGGGCGGGCCCCACGGATCGTCCCGGAAGCGTTCGGCGGTCAGCTCGGGCCGCCCCAGGTAGCCGAGCGCCACGCCCGGACCGGCGATGTGCAGCTCGCCGGGCAGCCCGGTGGGCACCGGGCGGCCGTGCCGGTCCAGCACGTACACCCGCATGTTCTGGATCGGCCGGCCGATCGGGGTGCGGCGCACGCCCGCCAGGTTCTCCCGGGTGCAGGTCCAGGCGGTGCAGTCCACGGACGCCTCGGTCGGGCCGTACAGGTTGTGCAGCGCGCAGCCGGGCAGTCGGGAGAGCGCCTGCCGGGCCAGGTCGGCAGGCAGCTCCTCGCCGCTGCACACCAGGGTGCGCAGGTCGGTGCACTGCTCCACGCCGTCCTCGGCGAGGAACACGGCGAGCATCGAGGGCACGAAGTGCACGGTGGTGACGGCGTGTCGGCGGATCGCGTCGCGCAGGTACCCGCCGTCGCGGTGGCCGCCCGGGCGGGCCATCACCAGCCGGGCCCCCTCGCGCAGCGGCCAGAACAGCTCCCACACGGACACGTCGAACGCGGCCGGGGTCTTCTGCAGCACCGCGTCGGCGGGGCCGAGCGGGTAGCTGCGCTGCATCCAGTCCAGCCGGTTGTCGATGCCCCGGTGGCTGCAGAGCACGCCCTTGGGCCGGCCGGTCGAGCCGGAGGTGAAGATGAGGTAGGCGGGGTCGTCCGGCCCGGCGGGGCGCAGCGGGTGCCGGTCGGCCTCGGCGGGCGGCCGCCACAGCTCCGGGTCGTCCAGGCCGAACGTCCGCAGGCCGTACGGCAGTTCGGACGGCAGGCGGTCGCGCAGCGCGTCCTGGACCAGCAGCGCCCGGGGCTCGGCCTCGGCGAGCAGGCCGGCCAGCCGCTCCGCCGGGTGGTCCGGGTCCAGCGGCAGGTAGGCGCCGCCGGCCTTCAGCACGCCCAGCAGGGCGGCCACCAGCTCGGCCGACCGCTCGGCGCAGACCGCGACGACGCTGCCGGGGCCGACCCCGACGGCGGCCAGCCGGTCGGCCAGCCCGGCCGCCATGGAGTCGAGCTGGCGGTAGGTCAGGGACTCGCCGGTGGCGTCCACGGTCAGGCACACGGCGTCGGGGGTGCGGGCCGCCCGTTCCTCGAACCGGCCGTGCAGGGTGCCCGGGGCCAGCTCCAGCGCGGTGTCGTTCCACTCCTCCAGCGCGACCCGCTGTTCCTGTGGGTCCGTCAGGTCGAGCTGGGAGATCGGGAGTTCGGGGTGCTCGACGATCTGCCGCAGCAGCCGCTGGAACAGGTCGGCGAGCCGGGCGACGGTGCCGGCCTCGAACAGGTCGGAGCTGTAGGTGAAGTAGCCGTGCAGGCCGTCCTCGGTGTGCCGGAGGTACAGCTCCAGGTCGAACCGGGTGGCGGCGGTGGTGAACGGGTGGTGCCCGACGGTCGGGCCGTCGTCGGCGGCGTCCTGCTCCGCGCGGGCGTAGTTGAGCAGCGTGAACGAGGTCTGGAACACCGGCGTCCGGCTCGGGTCGCGCGGCAGCGCCAGCTCCTCCACCAGCTGCTCGAACGGCATTTCCTGGTGGGCCAGGTCGGCGACGAACCGGTCCCGGACCCCGGCCAGCAGCCCGGTGAACCCCGGATCGCCGGACAGGTCCGCGCGCAGCGCCAGCACGTTGGCGAACAGGCCGACCAGCGGCTCCAGTTCGGGTAGCGTCCGGCCCGCCACGGTGGAGCCGACCGCGAAGTCCGACTGCCCGCACCAGCGGCCCAGCAGCGCCTGGTAGGCGGCCAGCAGCGTCATGTAGGGCGTCGCACCGTGCGCCGCGCCCAGGGCCAGCACGGCACGGCTCGACCCGGCGTCCAGGGCGAGGCCGTGGCCCGCCCCGCGCAGGGTCGGGACGGCGGGGCGCGGGCGGTCGGCGGGCAGGTCCAGCGGCGGGACGCCGGCGAGGCGGGCCCGCCAGTGCTCCAGATCCGCCCGGCGCACCCCGTCGCGGTAGCGCTCCCGCTGCCAGGCCGCGAAGTCGCCGTAGCGGAGCGGGAGTTCCGGCTCCTCCCGGTCGCTCGCCAGGCCGGCCAGCAGTTCGCGCAGCAGCAGCTCGGCGGACCAGCCGTCCGAGACGATGTGGTGCTGCACCACGACCAGGACGTGGTCCTGCTCCGCGGCCCGCAGCAGCGCCGCCCGCACCACGGGCCCGGCCGCCAGGTCGAACGGCCGGGCGGTCTCCTCCCGCACCCAGCGGTCGAGTTGCTCCTCCCGGTCGGCCGGCGCGAGGGCCGGGTCGGCGGTGCGGACCGCCAGCCGGACACCGCCGGGCGGATCCACCACCACCGTCGGGGTGCCGTCCGCCGCGGCCGGGAACCGCATCCGCAGGCTCTCGTGCCGGGCCACCAGCCGGGCCAGCGACGCGTCCAGCCGGGCCGGGTCGAGCGGGCCGCGCAGCCGCACCACCAGCGGCACCGTGTAGGCGGTGCTGTCCGGGACGAACTGGTCCATGAACCACAGGCGTTCCTGCGCGAACGACAGCGGCGGTTCGGCGCCCTCCGGACGGCGCGGGACGGTCGCCGCGGGAGCGGCGGTGCGGGCCCGGTGCAGGCGCCTGGCGAGCAGCTCCGCGCGGGTCTCGGCGGACAGCCGGGCGCGGGGGTCGGCGGGGGTGGTGGTCATGCGGCCGGGCCGCCTTCCTGGGTCGGTGCGGGTACCTCGATGCGGGTACGGGGGGGTCAAGCGGTGGGGACGGCCCCGTCGATCAGGGCCCGTACCTCGTCCTCGCTGAGCGCGTCGATCTCCGCCAGCAGCAGTTCCTCCACCGCGGCGGCGGTGCCGGCGACCGTCGGCGCGGTGAACAGCACCCGGACCGGCAGGTCGAGTTCCAGCGCTGTCCGGAGCCGGGCCAGCACCCGGACGGCCAGCAGCGAGTGGCCGCCGAGCGCGAAGAAGTCGTCGTGGACACCCACCCGGCCCTCGTCCAGGCCCAGCACCTCGGCCCACACCTCGGCGACCAGCTGCTCGGCGTCGGTGCGCGGCGCGGTGCGTTCCGCGGCCGCCGGTGCGGCCGCGCCGGCCGGGGCCGGCAGAGCGGCCCGGTCGAGCTTGCCGCGGACGGTCAGCGGCAGCCGGTCCAGCAGCACGCAGGCGTCCGGGACCAGGTGTGCGGGCAGCAGGGCGCGCAGGTGCTGCCGCAACTCCTCCGGCCGGAGGAGCTGTTCGGCCTCCGGGACCACCCAGGCCGTCAGGGTCTGCCGCCCGGCCTCGTCGGACAGGTCCACCACCGCCCGGGCGACGCCCGGGTGCCGCAGCAGCGCCGCCTCCACCTCGGCGGGCTCCACCCGGTGGCCGCGCACCTTGAGCTGACGGTCCAGGCGCCCCAGGAACTCCAGCGCACCGTCCGGGCGCAGCCGGGCCAGATCGCCCGTCCGGTACATCCGGCCGCCGGTGAACGGGTCCGGCACGAACCGGTCCGCCGTGAGCTCCGGGCGGCCCAGGTAGCCGTCCGCGAGACCGTCCCCGCCCAGCCAGAGCTCGCCCGGCACCCCGGGCGGCACCGGACGGCGGCCGTCGTCCAGCAGGTGGGCGACGGTGGCGGCGATCGGACGGCCGATGCCCGGGCGGGCCAGCGCGTCCGGCGCGCCGAGCCGGGCGGCGGTGGCGATCACCGTCGCCTCGGTCGGGCCGTAGGTGTTCCACAACTCGACCCGGTCGCCGAAGAGTTCGCGCCACACCGCGACCGCGTCGGCGGTCACCTGGTCGCCTCCCAGCACCACCGTGCGCAGCGCCGGCGGCCACGGTACGGCCGGGCCGGCCGCCACCAGCTCCTGCCAGTACGCGGTGGGCAGGTCGAGGACGGTGAGGGTGCGGCCCTGCGGACCGCCCAGCCAGTCCGGGAGTTCGGCGGACGGTACGGGCAGCAGCACCACCTCGGCGCCGTGGGAGAGCGCCGGGAAGATCTCCTCCACGTGGGTGTCGAACCCCGGCGACGCGAACTGCAACACCCGCTCGCCCGGCCCCAGCCCGTACGCCGACCCCATCCACCGCACCCGCGCCAGCAGCGCCCGATGCGACACCGCCACCGCCTTCGGCTCCCCGGTCGACCCGGAGGTGAACAGCACATAGGCCGGGTCGGCGGGGGAGGGCGAAGCAGGGCTGAACGGCTGGGCCGGAGGGAGG
The DNA window shown above is from Streptomyces sp. TLI_171 and carries:
- a CDS encoding non-ribosomal peptide synthetase/MFS transporter is translated as MTTTPADPRARLSAETRAELLARRLHRARTAAPAATVPRRPEGAEPPLSFAQERLWFMDQFVPDSTAYTVPLVVRLRGPLDPARLDASLARLVARHESLRMRFPAAADGTPTVVVDPPGGVRLAVRTADPALAPADREEQLDRWVREETARPFDLAAGPVVRAALLRAAEQDHVLVVVQHHIVSDGWSAELLLRELLAGLASDREEPELPLRYGDFAAWQRERYRDGVRRADLEHWRARLAGVPPLDLPADRPRPAVPTLRGAGHGLALDAGSSRAVLALGAAHGATPYMTLLAAYQALLGRWCGQSDFAVGSTVAGRTLPELEPLVGLFANVLALRADLSGDPGFTGLLAGVRDRFVADLAHQEMPFEQLVEELALPRDPSRTPVFQTSFTLLNYARAEQDAADDGPTVGHHPFTTAATRFDLELYLRHTEDGLHGYFTYSSDLFEAGTVARLADLFQRLLRQIVEHPELPISQLDLTDPQEQRVALEEWNDTALELAPGTLHGRFEERAARTPDAVCLTVDATGESLTYRQLDSMAAGLADRLAAVGVGPGSVVAVCAERSAELVAALLGVLKAGGAYLPLDPDHPAERLAGLLAEAEPRALLVQDALRDRLPSELPYGLRTFGLDDPELWRPPAEADRHPLRPAGPDDPAYLIFTSGSTGRPKGVLCSHRGIDNRLDWMQRSYPLGPADAVLQKTPAAFDVSVWELFWPLREGARLVMARPGGHRDGGYLRDAIRRHAVTTVHFVPSMLAVFLAEDGVEQCTDLRTLVCSGEELPADLARQALSRLPGCALHNLYGPTEASVDCTAWTCTRENLAGVRRTPIGRPIQNMRVYVLDRHGRPVPTGLPGELHIAGPGVALGYLGRPELTAERFRDDPWGPPGARMYASGDLARHRPDGTVEYLGRTDQQIKLHGLRIEPGEIEAALRALPGVREAAVAVREDRPGIRRLVAWTVPDGSGADTAPAALREGLRRTLPDSMLPSAYVALDALPVGATGKLDRAALPSPAPAAAGADRTEPATETERAVAGIWAEVLGVPLPGRDEDFFDLGGHSLLGIKVVARLRAALPDAAGLSLMDLFKNPTVRALAALAATPAAERAPARVLHELTARQQADPVLTLVCVPYGGGSAAVYQPLADALPPGHALLALAGTGEEMGRAEGRADFPELVAAAVAEIREHVRGPVAVYGHCGVGGALAVALALALEADGRAVEAVYTGAIFPFARPRGPVVRLLTRMERLTGDRRYRNWLTSLGAGLEEVDPATARRLVRAMRADSEQAEEYFTDLLTRGVTPLRAPVVSVVGERDDITDYHQERFREWHFVTGTTALVVLAEAGHYFLKYRAAEVAEILTTVHPALAAEAPPAEAPPAEVRPAPERTWRLADVSRSPAAPASAVGRRRAPAPGMPRFLAVAAGQLVSMAGTATTEFALPLWLYLSSDSLLQLALLSSLALLPGLLAAPLAGTVADRYSRRAVMLTADTAAGATQAAMLALLVSGELPRPAVYGLMTVLSVALTFQRIAYSSAVPQLVPKRYLGHANGLVQAGAGVVQFAVPLLATAALATVGLRGILIADVASYAVAIAVTAALRFPRTLGWRRRESVGAELRAGFRLALGTPGFRAMLFFFAGTNLLVGPLFIFFQPLVLGFGSLGDVARVSLAGGAGIALGGALMAVWGGPAEHRMRAVLGAFLLMTAGCLVTGLRPSTALVGVGVFGMFLGLTVMNTVYATIVQVKVPARFHGRAFAVNAVFAWCTMPIGFVLLGPGAAALLQPTLEPGGALASTVGRVVGTGAGRGLGLTYVLFALVLIGGCLVVRRLPVFAEFDRRVPDARPDDLVGLEALRERAVGGE